CGTTGGTGCTCAACTGGTTCCTGCCGGAGAGCACGGCCAAGGCCGACCTGCACGACTGAGAATCTGTCCACCGTCTGCTGCGCGTCGGCGCTACTGCGTTAAAAACAAGCTCGGAATGCTCATTTACCACTTGTAAACTCCGCTTCCTCGCTTGTTTTTGCCTTGTATCGCTCTAGCTCGCAAGACCGTGAACAGATTCTGTGGCCCGTCATCGCCAGGGTGCGTGCCACCCTGGCGGACTTCAGCGCAACTTCTCCAGCATCTGGTAGTACCACATGCCCGCCGCCAGCATCGGGTTGCCGAGCTGGTCGCCCAGGGGCACCTTGATGTGCTTGCAGGCGGCGAAGGTGTCGAACTGCTCCAGGTCGCCGGTAATCGCCTTGGCCATGATCTCGCCCATGATGTGACTGGTCGCCACGCCATGGCCGGAGTAGCCCTGGCAGTACCAGACGTTACCCGACAGCTTGCCCAGCTGCGGGATGCGGTTCATCACGATGCCCATGGCGCAGCTCCACTGAAAGTCGATCGGCACGCCCTTGAGTTGTGGAAAGGTGCGCTCGATGCACGGGCGCAGCTCGCCGGCGATGTCCCGTGAATCACGCCCGGAGTAGTTGGCGCCACCGCCGAACAGCAGGCGGCCATCGCCGGTGAGGCGGTAATAGTCGAGCACGAAGCGGCAGTCGTACACCGCCAGGTCCTGGGGGTTGATCTCTTGCGCCAACTCACCGAGCGGCGCGGTGGTGACGATACCGCCCATGGCCGGGAAGATCAGGCCCTTGAGCTGGCGGCGCTCCAGTTTGTGGTACACGTCGCCGGCCAGCAGCACCTGTTTGGCTTCGATGCGCCCGCCGGTGGTGACCACCGCCGGACGCGGGCCGTGGACGATTTCCAGCACCTTGGAATGTTCGAAGATCAGCGCCCCCAGGCGCTCGGCCGCCCTGGCCTCGCCGAGGCAGAGGTTGAGCGGGTGCAGGTGCATGTTGCGCGTGTTCTTCAACGCGCCGCAGTACAGGTCGCTGCCCAATTGCGCACGCACGCCGGCGGCGTCGAGTAGCGTCACGTCATCACCCATGCCACGGCGCAGCGCTTCGTCGTAGGTCGCCTTGAGCTCATCCATATGGCTGGCTTTCATCGCCGTATGCAGGTGGCCGTGCTTGAGGTCGCAGGCGATGTCGTACTTGGCCACGCGGCTCTTGATGATTTCATGGCCGCGCCAGCGCAGGTGCCAGATGAAGTCGTCCACCTCCTCGCCCAGGGTGTTGCCCATCTGCTTGCCCATGGCCTCGTCGCCGGACAGGCTGCCGGTGACCTGGCCACCGTTGCGCCCGCTGGCGCCCCAGCCGACCTTGTGGGTTTCCACCACGGCCGCCTTGAGGCCGCGCTCGGCCAGCTCCACCGCCGTGGCGATGCCGGTGAAACCGCCGCCGATGGTGGCCACGTCCACGCTCACGCTACCCTGCAGTGTCGGGTAGTCGCTCTCGAAGTTGAGCGAGGCCGCGTAGTACGACGGCGCGCGCTCGGCGGCGGGTTTGACGGGTTGATTGCTTGCGTTCATTGCTTGTCCTTGGGGTGCGTTCACACCGATAAATCAGCTATGGGGCTAAAGCCCCTCCCACGGAGCGCCTTATGTGGGAGGGGCTCCCCCAATCCTTGCAAAGAGGCGCCCTTAGGCGTTGCTCAGGTACCAGCGCCAGTCCTGCTCGCCGACCTCGCCCATGAACTGGCGGTATTCGGCGCGCTTGACCGCGAGAAAGACCTTGAGGAAATCGGCGCCGAAGGTTTCGTGCGCCCACTCGGATTGCTCCAGTGCCTGGATTGCCGCCGACCACTGGGTAGGCAGATGCTCGGTAGCCTGGGCATAGCCATTACCCTCGACCGGCGCACCAGGGTCCAGCGCCTGGCGGATGCCACGGTGAATCCCGGCCAGGATCGCGGCGGCGGCCAGATAGGGGTTGGCATCGGCGCCGCAGATGCGGTGCTCGACGTGCCGGGTATTCGCCGGGCCACCGGGTACGCGCAGGCTGACGGTGCGGTTATCCACACCCCAGGTGGGCGCCAGCGGCGCATAGCTGTTGGCCTGGAAACGCCGGTAGGAGTTGGCGTTGGGGCAGAACAGCAGCAGTGAGTCGAGCAGGCTGGCGAGCATGCCACCGACCGCCTGGCGCAGCAGCGGCGTGCCGGCTGGGCTTTCACTGGCGAACAGGTTGTCACCCTGCCCATCGGCCAGGCTCACGTGCATATGCATACCCGTGCCGGCCAGGTGATCGAAAGGCTTGGCCATAAAGCACGCCTGCATGCCGTGGGCATGGGCGACGCCCTTGACCAGGCGCTTGTAGCGCACCGCCTGGTCCATGGCCGCGAGCGCCGGGCCGTGCTCAAGGGTGATCTCCACCTGGCCGGGGGCGTATTCGGAAATCGCCGTGCGCGCCGGGATGCCCTGGGCCTTGCAGGCCCCATAGAGATCCTTGAGGAACGGTTCGATCTGCTCCAGCTCGCGCAGGCCGTAGACCTGGGTCTGCCGTGGCCGACCGCCGTCGCCGTCCAGCGCCGGCTGCGGGCGGCCGTGGGCGTCGCGTTTCTGGTCGAGCAGGTAGAACTCCAGCTCGCAGGCCATCACCGGGTGGTAACCGTCGGCTTCGAGCTGCTCGATCACCCGCTGCAGCAAATGCCGCGGGTCGGCCGGCGTAGCTGGCATTCCCTCGGTCGGGTGCATCGACACCTGCACGGCGGCGGTGGGAATCTGCCGCCAGGGCAAACGCACCAGGCTGCCGGCCAGCGGGTAGGCGCGGCAGTCGATATCGCCCACCTCCCAGACCAGCCCGGTGTCCTCGACGTCTTCGCCCTGGATGGACAGACCAAGCATCGTACTCGGCAGCGGCCGGCCACTCTGGTACAGCGCCAGCAGTTCCTCGCGGTGCAGCAGCTTGCCGCGCGGCACGCCATTGGCGTCAAGGATGAACAGCTCGATCAATTCGATATCGGGGTTAGCGGCCAGGAAATCCTGGGCTTGCTGCACAGCGGCAAAACTCGTCATATCGCACTCGCTTGCGCCAGTGGGGCGCTCGGTGTCCGCACGGCCGGCTCGCTTGGCGAACAGGTGGCGCAGGCAGACAGACAAATAGGCATCAGCGGCTGCGGACATGGCGCAGCCATCGGAATCAGCGGGCGAGAAGGACGTCAGGCGGGCGGGCGTGGCGGCAATGCCAGAGCGCCCAGAAGGCGAGGATCTGCGGCAGCGCCGTGGGTTCGG
Above is a genomic segment from Pseudomonas argentinensis containing:
- a CDS encoding glutamine synthetase family protein, which codes for MTSFAAVQQAQDFLAANPDIELIELFILDANGVPRGKLLHREELLALYQSGRPLPSTMLGLSIQGEDVEDTGLVWEVGDIDCRAYPLAGSLVRLPWRQIPTAAVQVSMHPTEGMPATPADPRHLLQRVIEQLEADGYHPVMACELEFYLLDQKRDAHGRPQPALDGDGGRPRQTQVYGLRELEQIEPFLKDLYGACKAQGIPARTAISEYAPGQVEITLEHGPALAAMDQAVRYKRLVKGVAHAHGMQACFMAKPFDHLAGTGMHMHVSLADGQGDNLFASESPAGTPLLRQAVGGMLASLLDSLLLFCPNANSYRRFQANSYAPLAPTWGVDNRTVSLRVPGGPANTRHVEHRICGADANPYLAAAAILAGIHRGIRQALDPGAPVEGNGYAQATEHLPTQWSAAIQALEQSEWAHETFGADFLKVFLAVKRAEYRQFMGEVGEQDWRWYLSNA
- a CDS encoding NAD(P)/FAD-dependent oxidoreductase, translating into MNASNQPVKPAAERAPSYYAASLNFESDYPTLQGSVSVDVATIGGGFTGIATAVELAERGLKAAVVETHKVGWGASGRNGGQVTGSLSGDEAMGKQMGNTLGEEVDDFIWHLRWRGHEIIKSRVAKYDIACDLKHGHLHTAMKASHMDELKATYDEALRRGMGDDVTLLDAAGVRAQLGSDLYCGALKNTRNMHLHPLNLCLGEARAAERLGALIFEHSKVLEIVHGPRPAVVTTGGRIEAKQVLLAGDVYHKLERRQLKGLIFPAMGGIVTTAPLGELAQEINPQDLAVYDCRFVLDYYRLTGDGRLLFGGGANYSGRDSRDIAGELRPCIERTFPQLKGVPIDFQWSCAMGIVMNRIPQLGKLSGNVWYCQGYSGHGVATSHIMGEIMAKAITGDLEQFDTFAACKHIKVPLGDQLGNPMLAAGMWYYQMLEKLR